The Desulfovibrio sp. Huiquan2017 genome includes a region encoding these proteins:
- a CDS encoding transporter substrate-binding domain-containing protein — MRWLSRVCVSVCLAVILSFSSAGAAELGLVGESWKGDLPQIIESHRAIRVLVVYNRTNFFMKEGVMRGLEADMMRAYEEHLAKVYKKELVRLVFLPVPMEELFPALLDGRGDIAAAALTVTDTRSREAAFAEPYRTGVREIVVGGVRSRAVNEPGDLSGRKVSVLGGSSYAEHLAELNVRLGEQGHAPVRIKTADPYLATEDLLEMAARGMTPYTVADHFLAELWQKVFPRLRLYSDATLSQGGKLAWAVRKDCPELRRSLSGFAATVREGTLLGNMFFKRYYENDDFISDPTTEVEIGKLMPMAKLFQEYAKQYDFDWLKIAAMAYQESRFDMNRKSLAGAVGVMQIKPSTAAGPPVGIEDVLTLENNIHAGVKYLRFLVDNYFADVAPTARMNFALAAYNAGPNRIIQVRKRAVEMGLDPKRWFGNCEWAAFDLIGRETTGYVAHVQMYYAAYKGSEEILLKRRGAR; from the coding sequence ATGAGATGGCTTTCCCGCGTCTGTGTCTCGGTCTGCCTGGCCGTGATCCTGTCTTTCTCCTCGGCCGGTGCGGCCGAACTGGGCTTGGTGGGGGAGTCCTGGAAGGGCGACCTGCCCCAGATTATCGAGAGTCACCGGGCCATTCGCGTGCTGGTGGTCTACAATCGGACCAATTTCTTCATGAAGGAAGGGGTCATGCGTGGCCTTGAGGCGGATATGATGCGGGCCTACGAGGAGCATCTGGCCAAGGTCTACAAGAAGGAGTTGGTCCGGCTGGTTTTCCTGCCCGTGCCCATGGAGGAGCTTTTCCCGGCCCTGCTGGACGGGCGGGGTGACATCGCGGCGGCGGCCCTGACCGTGACCGATACGCGCAGCCGGGAGGCGGCCTTTGCCGAGCCCTATCGCACCGGGGTCCGCGAGATCGTGGTCGGCGGCGTCCGGAGTCGGGCCGTGAACGAGCCCGGGGACCTGTCGGGCCGCAAGGTCTCCGTCCTGGGGGGATCGAGCTACGCCGAACACCTGGCCGAATTGAACGTGCGTCTCGGGGAACAGGGGCACGCGCCTGTGCGCATCAAGACAGCCGACCCGTACCTGGCCACCGAGGACCTCCTGGAAATGGCCGCCCGGGGCATGACCCCCTACACCGTGGCCGATCATTTCCTGGCCGAACTGTGGCAAAAGGTGTTCCCCAGGTTGCGGCTCTATTCCGACGCGACCCTCTCCCAGGGCGGCAAGCTGGCCTGGGCCGTGCGCAAGGACTGTCCCGAGCTGCGCCGGAGCCTGTCCGGGTTCGCGGCCACCGTGCGCGAAGGCACTCTGCTCGGGAACATGTTCTTCAAGCGGTATTACGAGAATGACGACTTCATCTCCGACCCGACCACCGAAGTGGAGATAGGCAAGCTCATGCCCATGGCCAAGCTCTTCCAGGAGTACGCCAAGCAGTATGATTTCGACTGGCTCAAGATCGCGGCCATGGCCTACCAGGAGTCGCGTTTCGACATGAACCGCAAGAGCTTGGCCGGGGCGGTGGGGGTCATGCAGATCAAGCCGTCCACGGCGGCGGGGCCCCCGGTGGGCATCGAGGACGTCCTCACCCTGGAGAACAATATCCACGCCGGGGTCAAGTACCTGCGGTTCCTGGTGGACAACTATTTTGCGGACGTGGCCCCGACGGCCCGGATGAACTTTGCCCTGGCCGCCTACAACGCAGGCCCCAACCGGATCATCCAGGTGCGCAAGCGGGCCGTGGAAATGGGGCTCGACCCCAAGCGCTGGTTCGGCAATTGCGAATGGGCCGCATTCGACCTCATCGGCCGGGAGACCACGGGCTACGTGGCCCACGTGCAGATGTACTACGCGGCCTACAAGGGGTCGGAGGAAATTCTGCTCAAGCGGCGCGGGGCCAGATAG
- a CDS encoding RNA-binding protein, producing the protein MKSIYVGNIPFSATEDDIRDLFGAYGNVSSVKLIQDHETGRFRGFGFVEMEDADAAAAIEALDGHPMSGRPLKINEAKPRAPRPGRY; encoded by the coding sequence ATGAAAAGCATCTACGTCGGCAACATCCCCTTCAGCGCCACCGAGGACGACATCCGCGACCTGTTCGGCGCGTATGGCAACGTCTCTTCCGTGAAACTCATTCAAGACCATGAGACCGGCCGTTTCCGCGGTTTCGGATTCGTGGAGATGGAGGACGCGGACGCCGCCGCGGCCATCGAGGCCCTGGACGGCCACCCGATGTCCGGACGGCCCTTAAAGATCAACGAAGCCAAGCCGCGCGCTCCCCGCCCCGGCAGGTACTGA